One stretch of Streptomyces sp. NBC_00443 DNA includes these proteins:
- a CDS encoding SH3 domain-containing protein — MTTRILARAALVGAGALALLGPLTAATTVATSDADGGGARIMAAPYAVVPYETVNVRSEPATSYDKVGSVAANQPRGAYCWERGETIRDNGYTNNVWVKLVEGYVSAVYLKGNEYGDLPASATC, encoded by the coding sequence ATGACCACTCGTATCCTCGCCCGGGCCGCGCTCGTCGGCGCCGGTGCGCTGGCTCTTCTCGGGCCGCTCACCGCCGCGACCACCGTGGCGACGTCCGACGCGGACGGGGGCGGGGCCCGCATCATGGCCGCGCCGTACGCCGTCGTGCCGTACGAGACGGTCAACGTCCGTTCCGAGCCCGCGACTTCGTACGACAAGGTCGGCAGTGTCGCGGCGAACCAGCCGCGCGGCGCGTACTGCTGGGAGCGCGGCGAGACCATCCGCGACAACGGCTACACGAACAACGTGTGGGTCAAGCTCGTCGAGGGCTACGTGAGCGCGGTCTACCTCAAGGGCAACGAGTACGGGGACCTGCCCGCTTCCGCGACCTGCTGA
- a CDS encoding GNAT family N-acetyltransferase: MPYALRPAGLTDAAAITELLNEVDRIEIGRPETDLHTVEADLKRPDIALDRDSWLAFDGDRLVAYGLLWDESAGERVDVDHYVLPDHQQAGELILDALEARALDKARENGAARAVVHLHLNTEPTLDTELIERRGWHVVRRYHVLRRPVDAAADVVPALPSGIRLRPCAEEADRARVHALYQSSFAEHFDFQPRGYDQWLHDVDAEVLDWSLVWIVGTEESGDTGFLMARDDREAMGWIRSVGVLSEARGSGLGGLLLRHAFAAFAARGRDTVGLGVDTANPTGAPALYARHGMAVHYAVDTWETVLS, encoded by the coding sequence ATGCCCTACGCCCTTCGTCCGGCCGGCCTCACCGACGCGGCCGCCATCACCGAACTCCTCAACGAGGTCGACCGCATCGAGATCGGCCGGCCCGAGACCGACCTGCACACCGTCGAGGCCGACCTGAAGCGGCCCGACATCGCTCTGGACCGCGACTCGTGGCTGGCCTTCGACGGCGACCGGCTGGTGGCGTACGGCCTGTTGTGGGACGAGTCGGCCGGTGAGCGCGTCGACGTCGACCACTACGTGCTGCCCGACCACCAGCAGGCCGGCGAACTGATCCTGGACGCGCTGGAGGCCAGAGCCCTGGACAAGGCCCGCGAGAACGGTGCGGCCAGGGCGGTGGTGCATCTGCACCTCAACACCGAGCCCACGCTCGACACGGAACTGATCGAGCGACGGGGCTGGCACGTCGTCCGGCGCTATCACGTGCTGCGACGGCCCGTGGACGCCGCCGCGGACGTCGTACCGGCACTCCCGAGCGGCATACGCCTGCGGCCGTGCGCCGAGGAGGCGGACCGTGCGCGCGTCCACGCGCTGTACCAGTCGAGCTTCGCCGAGCACTTCGACTTCCAGCCGCGCGGCTACGACCAGTGGCTGCACGACGTCGACGCCGAGGTGCTCGACTGGTCCCTGGTGTGGATCGTCGGCACCGAGGAGTCGGGCGACACCGGGTTTCTCATGGCCCGCGACGACCGTGAGGCGATGGGCTGGATCCGGAGCGTCGGCGTGCTGAGCGAGGCACGCGGCTCGGGTCTGGGCGGTCTGCTGCTGCGGCACGCGTTCGCCGCGTTCGCGGCGCGAGGCCGGGACACGGTGGGTCTGGGCGTGGACACCGCCAACCCCACGGGGGCGCCCGCGCTGTACGCCCGGCACGGCATGGCCGTTCACTACGCCGTCGACACCTGGGAGACGGTGCTCAGCTGA
- a CDS encoding ABC transporter ATP-binding protein, producing the protein MGTPESRKVQPGKRSVLLALRYYGRELARHRRLTAPAMALSALGNIGINYVAPLIVAKLVGDIAGGGHVTVGSTLPYVLGFVGVLLVAEALWRVALHCLNRLDALGIEHLYVIGMDELFAKDAAFFHDNFAGSLTKRVVSFASRFEQFVDTLTFQIVGSFVPLVFGAVVLWRYEPLLVVGLLAMIVLTAACVVPLIRRRQSLVDQREEAIARVSGHVADSLMNMDTVRAFGAEEREAAEHRSRVAVSRRLTLRAWDYGNLRIDTLVAPMSVLTNALGLLLAVTLAGGAHGVEAIVVAFTYYNNATRIMFDFNQIYRRLESSMTEAAQFTELLLTPPTVLDPPSPEPLLPAPADVRFEKVTFAHAGGRPLFEGLELAVPAGAKIGLVGRSGGGKTTLTRLLLRMTDIDAGRILIGGQDITMLRQADLRGLMAYVPQDPAMFHRTLRDNIAFARPDATDAEIRHAAEAAHVTEFADALPYGFDTMVGERGIKLSGGQRQRVALARAILRDAPILLLDEATSALDSESEILVQEALWRLMDGRTALVVAHRLSTVATMDRLVVLDRGQIVEQGTHDELLTLDGAYAKLWQHQSGGFLEDSPAQAELP; encoded by the coding sequence ATGGGAACTCCTGAATCGCGCAAGGTTCAGCCGGGCAAGCGCTCGGTACTTCTCGCACTTCGTTACTACGGACGGGAGTTGGCCCGGCATCGCCGCCTGACGGCCCCCGCGATGGCGCTGTCGGCGCTGGGCAACATCGGCATCAACTACGTCGCGCCGCTGATCGTGGCCAAGCTCGTCGGCGACATCGCCGGCGGCGGGCACGTCACGGTCGGTTCGACGCTGCCGTACGTCCTCGGCTTCGTCGGTGTGCTGCTGGTGGCCGAGGCGCTGTGGCGGGTGGCGCTGCACTGCCTGAACCGGCTGGACGCCCTCGGCATCGAGCATCTGTACGTGATCGGGATGGACGAGCTGTTCGCGAAGGACGCCGCGTTCTTCCACGACAACTTCGCCGGGTCGCTGACCAAGCGCGTCGTGAGCTTCGCCTCGCGTTTCGAGCAGTTCGTCGACACGCTGACGTTCCAGATCGTGGGCAGCTTCGTGCCATTGGTGTTCGGCGCGGTGGTGCTGTGGCGCTACGAACCGCTGCTCGTGGTCGGGCTGTTGGCGATGATCGTGCTGACGGCGGCGTGTGTGGTGCCTCTCATCCGGCGCCGTCAGTCCCTCGTCGACCAGCGGGAGGAGGCGATCGCCCGGGTGTCGGGGCACGTCGCCGACAGCCTGATGAACATGGACACGGTGCGCGCGTTCGGCGCCGAGGAGCGCGAGGCCGCCGAGCACCGCTCCCGGGTCGCGGTGTCGCGCCGGCTGACCCTACGAGCGTGGGACTACGGCAATCTGCGCATCGACACACTGGTCGCACCGATGTCGGTGCTGACCAACGCGCTGGGTCTGCTGCTCGCGGTCACGCTGGCCGGGGGCGCACACGGTGTGGAGGCGATCGTGGTTGCCTTCACCTACTACAACAACGCGACGCGGATCATGTTCGACTTCAATCAGATCTACCGTCGGCTGGAGAGCTCGATGACGGAGGCCGCGCAGTTCACCGAACTGCTCCTGACGCCGCCGACCGTGCTCGATCCACCGTCGCCGGAGCCGCTGCTGCCCGCACCCGCCGACGTCCGCTTCGAGAAGGTCACCTTCGCCCACGCCGGTGGCCGGCCCCTGTTCGAGGGCCTCGAGCTGGCCGTGCCCGCCGGGGCGAAGATCGGCCTCGTGGGCCGGTCCGGCGGCGGCAAGACCACGCTGACCCGGCTGCTGTTGCGGATGACGGACATCGACGCCGGCCGGATCCTGATCGGCGGTCAGGACATCACCATGCTCCGCCAGGCGGACCTGCGCGGTCTGATGGCCTATGTGCCGCAGGACCCGGCGATGTTCCACCGCACGCTGCGGGACAACATCGCCTTCGCCCGGCCGGACGCCACCGACGCCGAGATCCGCCATGCGGCGGAGGCGGCGCACGTCACGGAGTTCGCCGACGCGCTGCCGTACGGCTTCGACACCATGGTGGGCGAGCGCGGCATCAAGCTGTCCGGCGGCCAGCGCCAGCGGGTCGCCCTCGCCCGGGCGATCCTGCGCGACGCACCGATCCTGCTGCTCGACGAGGCGACCAGCGCCCTGGACTCCGAGAGCGAGATCCTCGTCCAGGAGGCGCTGTGGCGGCTCATGGACGGACGGACCGCGCTCGTGGTGGCACACCGGCTGAGCACGGTCGCCACCATGGACCGACTCGTCGTCCTCGACCGTGGACAGATCGTCGAGCAGGGCACCCACGACGAACTGCTCACCCTGGACGGCGCCTACGCGAAGCTGTGGCAGC